A single window of Vigna unguiculata cultivar IT97K-499-35 chromosome 1, ASM411807v1, whole genome shotgun sequence DNA harbors:
- the LOC114194324 gene encoding LOW QUALITY PROTEIN: glucan endo-1,3-beta-glucosidase 12 (The sequence of the model RefSeq protein was modified relative to this genomic sequence to represent the inferred CDS: deleted 2 bases in 1 codon): MAKESSLCLFFLSFLILLSSGTASSPSLEVQNTKGLGFVLEDLKREEGEGIIPLILREKPSKVHIRRILQVTNNSPTTVSPTNPTPPAPVISPPDTPTIITVPSTNPVTVSPTNPGATPVTVPSTTPATPSAPTNPANPGAQSVTNPATSYPPPSGNGPVTNALPPPPNTNAQATPGGSWCVAKTGVSEATLQSALDYACGMQSVDCSQIQQGGSCYNPNSLQNHASFAFNSYYQKNPASTSCDFGGTATIVSTNPSSGSCIYPSSSGAGTSGSNGSPSVLGSQSPPDLSTSNSAGLRPSLNFMVLIVLSLVGIRLTI, from the exons ATGGCCAAGGAATCCTCTCTATgcctcttcttcctctcttttctcATTCTCCTTTCTTCCG GGACTGCATCTTCACCCTCTCTTG AAGTACAGAATACCAAAGGTTTAGGTTTTGTACTGGAAGATCTCAAAAGAGAAGAGGGAGAAGGGATAATCCCTTTGATCCTAAGAGAAAAGCCAAGCAAAGTCCACATCAGAAGAATTCTTCAAGTCACAAACAACTCACCTACCACAGTTTCCCCCACAAATCCAACCCCACCTGCACCAGTAATCTCACCTCCAGATACACCAACCATCATCACAGTTCCTTCCACCAATCCTGTGACAGTTTCCCCCACTAATCCAGGGGCAACACCTGTGACAGTTCCTTCTACCACACCAGCTACTCCCTCAGCACCCACAAACCCAGCCAATCCAGGGGCTCAATCAGTCACCAACCCTGCGACCTCATATCCACCACCATCAGGAAATGGTCCTGTCACAAATGCCCTTCCTCCTCCTCCAAACACAAACGCTCAAGCCACGCCTGGGGGC AGTTGGTGTGTGGCAAAGACTGGAGTTTCAGAAGCTACTCTTCAATCAGCATTGGACTATGCTTGTGGAATGCAAAGTGTAGATTGTTCTCAGATACAGCAAGGTGGGAGTTGTTACAATCCAAATTCATTGCAAAACCATGCTTCTTTTGCCTTCAACAGCTACTACCAGAAGAATCCTGCGTCAACAAGCTGTGATTTTGGAGGCACTGCAACCATAGTTAGCACCAATCCAA GTTCGGGTTCTTGCATTTACCCATCTTCTTCAGGGGCAGGCACATCCGg CTCTAATGGCTCACCTTCAGTTTTAGGATCCCAAAGCCCTCCTGATTTAAGTACCTCAAATTCAGCTGGTCTGAGGCCTTCTCTTAACTTTATGGTTCTGATCGTATTATCCTTAGTCGGCATAAGACTCACTATATGA
- the LOC114177978 gene encoding serine/threonine-protein kinase haspin homolog has product MSTNSKAVKGTGFPLPRCPSSNSNASSSSLDLWSQIIAAEPPQPQRIDVVYRRRHPRNPHNQTNSNPSDPPLPRPTRPSLDPNKRVSWNRSLSSRGRTSIAVGACMVYQPQLKKDKRKGKPALPKGKLVQPPNVEKEKLYFEEVDAFELLEESPSPKKSTWITGDITQEGPLPTICSRLEKWLHSRRLNSSYGPSTTLSKILDASSTRLEGIQDIDFSTPELRILETNEKNRSLLQTIKTGDSIKTGDRKTSVGNDIHQQQTNEKMLFAHSGEGCEDINAAVTKLSLASTSSSIDNDHISPFSALLATCGQSAPSLLQDIFSSVSKTIVKVGEGTFGEAFKVNNYVCKIVPFDGDFRVNGEIQKRSEELLEEVLLCKTLNLLRGKEGASDNLCSAFIDCIEFRVCQGPYDEELIRAWEDWDLKHGSENDHPKEFPDKQCYVVFVQEHGGKDLEGFALLNFDEARALLAQVTAGLAVAESAFEFEHRDLHWGNILVGRSDSEALQFTLDGRKMLVKTYGLMISIIDFTLSRINTGDRILYLDLSSDPDLFKGPKGDKQSETYRRMKEVTEDWWEGSCPKTNVLWLIYLVDILLMKKSFERTSKHERDLRSFKKRLDKYDSSKEAISDPFFTDLFIESDAMV; this is encoded by the exons ATGAGCACCAATTCCAAAGCAGTTAAGGGCACGGGTTTTCCTCTTCCTCGCTGCCCCTCCTCAAATTCAAATGCATCATCTTCTTCACTTGATCTCTGGTCACAAATCATCGCCGCTGAACCCCCCCAACCCCAACGAATCGACGTCGTTTACCGGAGAAGACACCCTCGCAACCCCCACAACCAAACCAACTC AAACCCTTCCGATCCTCCCCTGCCGCGTCCTACTCGGCCGAGTTTGGATCCTAACAAGCGAGTCAGTTGGAATCGTTCGCTTTCCTCCAG AGGGAGGACTAGTATTGCTGTTGGTGCTTGTATGGTTTACCAGCCTCAGTTGAAGAAGGACAAAAGGAAAGGAAAGCCTGCACTTCCCAAA GGGAAGCTTGTGCAACCTCCGAACGTTGAGAAGGAGAAGTTATACTTTGAAGAGGTTGATGCTTTTGAGTTGTTGGAGGAAAGCCCCTCACCCAAGAAAAGCACATGGATCACTGGTGATATAACACAAGAGGGACCATTGCCAACTATATGCTCCAGATTAGAAAAATGGTTACACTCCAGAAGGTTGAACTCCTCCTACGGTCCCTCGACCACACTGTCCAAAATACTAGATGCTTCATCCACGCGTTTGGAAGGTATTCAAGATATTGATTTTAGCACTCCTGAATTGAGAATACTGGAAACAAATGAGAAAAACAGATCACTACTGCAAACCATTAAAACTGGAGATAGCATTAAAACTGGAGATAGGAAAACTTCTGTTGGAAATGACATTCATCAGCAACAAACAAATGAAAAGATGCTGTTTGCTCATAGTGGTGAAGGATGTGAAGATATTAATGCTGCCGTTACGAAACTTTCTCTGGCATCAACGTCATCTTCGATTGACAATGACCACATTAGTCCATTTTCCGCTTTATTAGCAACCTGTGGACAGTCTGCGCCTTCACTGTTACAAGATATCTTTTCTAG tGTCTCAAAAACTATTGTGAAAGTTGGTGAAGGAACGTTTGGAGAAGCCTTCAAGGTTAATAACTATGTCTGTAAAATTGTTCCATTTGACGGGGACTTCAGAGTGAATGGGGAAATACAAAAG AGATCTGAAGAATTACTAGAGGAGGTGCTTCTCTGCAAAACTCTCAATTTATTGAGAGGAAAAGAAGGAGCTTCTGATAATTTATGCAGCGCATTTATCGATTGCATAGA ATTTAGAGTATGTCAGGGACCTTATGACGAGGAACTAATTCGAGCATGGGAAGATTGGGATCTAAAGCATGGTTCAGAGAATGATCATCCAAAAGAGTTCCCAGATAAACAG TGTTACGTGGTGTTTGTACAAGAACATGGTGGCAAGGATCTTGAAGGTTTTGCCCTCCTGAATTTTGACGAGGCAAGGGCATTACTGGCTCAG GTTACGGCTGGTCTTGCTGTGGCTGAGTCTGCGTTTGAATTTGAACACAGAGATCTTCACTG GGGAAATATACTTGTGGGCCGAAGTGATTCTGAAGCGTTGCAGTTCACTCTCGATGGCAGGAAGATGTTAGTCAAAACGTATGGTTTAATGATATCTATTATTGACTTCACTCTATCAAGAATAAACACAG GTGATAGAATACTGTATTTAGATCTTTCCTCTGATCCTGACCTATTTAAAGGACCGAAAGGGGATAAACAG TCAGAAACATATAGGAGGATGAAGGAGGTCACTGAAGATTGGTGGGAAGGAAG TTGTCCTAAAACAAACGTTTTATGGTTGATCTACTTGGTAGACATACTCCTCATGAAGAAATCATTT GAACGTACCTCAAAGCACGAGAGAGATCTACGCTCCTTTAAGAAACGTCTTGACAAGTATGATTCGTCAAAGGAAGCAATTAGTGATCCCTTCTTCACTGATTTGTTCATTGAGTCTGACGCAATGGTTTAA